Proteins encoded in a region of the Streptomyces violaceoruber genome:
- a CDS encoding acyltransferase family protein — MPLPPTPSPAHRRARAAPSPVPRPSRRHIAPLDGLRGVAVLGVLFFHAGHFDGGFLGVDLFLVLSGFLITGLLLKEARARDGRIDLLAFWGRRARRLLPALAVVLAGTLLLVWALGPPNLLRYALDDGPWVAANLANWHFVADRVGYWDSAGTRVFSHLWSIAVEEQFYVVWPLVLCLTARGRGGGRRVAAVAAAGAAASLVLMVVLTTPADTTRVYEGTDTRAFSLLLGALAATEPAARLVSRLGERAAGRWSLALAAGIGAYWITADGQNSPSVFRGGLFLHALAAALLIACLARAPRTPAGRFLAAAPLRRLGTVSYSLYLWHWPVYLLLSEERLGLEGAPRTAVLLAVSVALAVLSKVLVEDPVRFRARWAKGRTGAVALVAAFAALAALWTAVPQPRTGEGSVDVTRLGPGGG, encoded by the coding sequence ATGCCCCTGCCGCCCACCCCCTCCCCCGCCCACCGCCGCGCCCGCGCCGCCCCCTCCCCCGTGCCGCGGCCGTCACGGCGGCACATCGCCCCGCTCGACGGCCTGCGCGGCGTCGCCGTCCTGGGCGTGCTGTTCTTCCACGCCGGTCATTTCGACGGCGGGTTCCTCGGCGTCGACCTCTTCCTCGTCCTGTCCGGCTTCCTCATCACGGGCCTGCTGCTGAAGGAGGCGCGGGCCCGTGACGGCCGGATCGACCTGCTCGCCTTCTGGGGCCGGCGCGCGAGGCGGCTGCTGCCGGCGCTCGCGGTCGTGCTCGCCGGGACCCTGCTCCTGGTGTGGGCCCTCGGCCCGCCGAACCTGCTCCGGTACGCCCTCGACGACGGACCGTGGGTGGCCGCGAACCTTGCCAACTGGCACTTCGTGGCCGACCGGGTCGGCTACTGGGACTCGGCCGGCACCAGGGTCTTCAGCCATCTGTGGAGCATCGCGGTCGAGGAGCAGTTCTACGTGGTGTGGCCGCTGGTGCTCTGCCTGACGGCCCGTGGCCGGGGCGGCGGACGGCGGGTGGCCGCCGTGGCCGCGGCCGGGGCCGCCGCGTCCCTGGTCCTGATGGTCGTCCTCACCACGCCGGCCGACACCACCCGGGTCTACGAGGGCACCGACACCCGCGCCTTCTCGCTCCTGCTCGGAGCGCTGGCGGCCACCGAGCCCGCCGCGCGTCTGGTCTCCCGCCTCGGCGAACGCGCGGCGGGCAGGTGGAGCCTCGCCCTGGCGGCGGGCATCGGGGCGTACTGGATCACGGCCGACGGCCAGAACTCCCCCTCCGTCTTCCGGGGCGGGCTGTTCCTCCACGCCCTGGCCGCCGCCCTGCTCATCGCGTGCCTGGCCCGGGCTCCCCGCACACCGGCCGGGCGCTTCCTCGCCGCCGCGCCGCTGCGCCGGCTCGGCACGGTCTCCTACAGTCTGTATCTCTGGCACTGGCCCGTGTACCTGCTGCTGAGCGAGGAACGGCTCGGCCTCGAGGGGGCTCCCCGCACGGCGGTGCTGCTCGCCGTGTCGGTGGCGCTCGCCGTGCTCTCCAAGGTCCTGGTGGAGGACCCGGTCCGGTTCCGGGCCCGCTGGGCGAAGGGCCGCACCGGGGCGGTCGCCCTCGTCGCCGCCTTCGCCGCGCTGGCCGCGCTGTGGACGGCGGTCCCCCAGCCGCGAACCGGGGAGGGCTCGGTCGACGTCACACGTCTCGGGCCGGGCGGCGGTTGA
- a CDS encoding SGNH/GDSL hydrolase family protein — translation MDNEINSSGRSLPARHAVGHALVAAAVALALTGCQGSGTGVEVSASDGAAAGTPDGGTNSSDGKRDDGPRRLLWMGDSIGEAQAPALGAAMKAGGVAFRSVAAAGGGGVVGEIAAPTWDGLPKTLKSFAPDVVAYQVTTYDWGTPAEQRAAYERLVKTVNEAGADLLLVSAPPFKVDDFYRPHEAEIASAPRSAKSVAEKHPDTAGFLDAAALWGDDSASERAQRSEDGIHSCQQGSAAFAVWFGEQLEKRYGFDPAAADAWATGDWTGAKVYSRLGCA, via the coding sequence ATGGACAACGAGATCAACTCCAGCGGGCGGTCGCTGCCCGCCCGCCACGCCGTCGGACACGCCCTCGTGGCCGCGGCCGTGGCACTTGCCCTGACCGGCTGTCAGGGCTCCGGCACCGGCGTCGAGGTCTCCGCGAGCGACGGCGCGGCGGCCGGCACCCCGGACGGCGGGACGAACTCCTCCGACGGGAAGCGGGACGACGGTCCGCGACGCCTGCTGTGGATGGGCGACTCCATCGGCGAGGCCCAGGCGCCCGCCCTCGGCGCGGCCATGAAGGCCGGAGGCGTCGCGTTCAGGTCGGTGGCCGCCGCCGGCGGCGGCGGTGTCGTCGGCGAGATCGCGGCGCCCACCTGGGACGGCCTGCCGAAGACGCTGAAGTCCTTCGCGCCGGACGTCGTCGCCTACCAGGTCACCACCTACGACTGGGGCACCCCGGCCGAACAGCGCGCGGCCTACGAGCGCCTGGTGAAAACGGTGAACGAGGCGGGGGCCGACCTCCTCCTCGTCTCCGCCCCGCCCTTCAAGGTCGACGACTTCTACCGGCCGCACGAGGCGGAGATCGCGTCCGCGCCGCGGTCCGCGAAGAGTGTGGCCGAGAAGCACCCGGACACGGCGGGCTTCCTCGACGCCGCCGCCCTGTGGGGCGACGACAGCGCTTCCGAGCGGGCGCAGCGCAGCGAGGACGGCATCCACTCCTGCCAGCAGGGCTCGGCGGCGTTCGCCGTCTGGTTCGGCGAGCAGTTGGAGAAGCGGTACGGCTTCGACCCGGCCGCCGCCGACGCGTGGGCCACCGGCGACTGGACCGGCGCGAAGGTCTACAGCCGGCTCGGCTGCGCGTAG
- a CDS encoding response regulator transcription factor: MARVLLIEDDPAVQRGVSLALKRRGHEVAVAGSGETGLLTLERHRPDLVLLDLMLPNMSGLEVCRRIRESKRIPIIILSARGDEIDMVVGLEAGADDYIVKPAGAELLEARIRAVLRRVAPAQDGGSRDPADAGPERHADLTVDRTTLVVAKHGTELPLAPSELKLLLFLTATPGQVYSRQQLLEQVWEHSFYGDVRLVDACVMRLRARIEDDPRKPVYVQTVRGFGYRFGPL; encoded by the coding sequence ATGGCACGAGTCCTGCTCATCGAAGACGACCCCGCGGTGCAGAGAGGCGTCTCGCTCGCGCTGAAACGCCGGGGGCACGAGGTGGCGGTCGCGGGCAGCGGGGAGACCGGCCTGCTGACGCTGGAGCGGCACCGGCCCGACCTGGTGCTCCTCGACCTGATGCTGCCGAACATGAGCGGTCTGGAGGTGTGCCGCCGGATCCGGGAGAGCAAACGGATCCCGATCATCATCCTCTCGGCGCGGGGCGACGAGATCGACATGGTCGTCGGCCTGGAGGCGGGCGCCGACGACTACATCGTCAAACCGGCGGGCGCCGAGCTGCTGGAGGCGCGGATCAGAGCGGTCCTGCGCCGGGTCGCGCCCGCCCAGGACGGCGGCAGCCGGGATCCGGCCGACGCCGGCCCCGAGCGGCACGCGGACCTCACGGTGGACCGCACCACCCTGGTCGTGGCCAAGCACGGCACCGAGCTGCCCCTGGCCCCCTCGGAACTGAAGCTCCTGCTGTTCCTCACCGCGACCCCCGGGCAGGTGTACTCGCGCCAGCAACTGCTGGAGCAGGTCTGGGAACACTCCTTCTACGGCGACGTCCGCCTCGTCGACGCCTGCGTCATGCGGCTGCGTGCCCGTATCGAGGACGACCCGCGCAAACCGGTGTACGTACAGACCGTGCGCGGCTTCGGCTACCGGTTCGGTCCGCTGTGA
- a CDS encoding CBS domain-containing protein, whose product MKHQRVRDLMSDAVVRVQRGTPFKEIAHLLLEYDITAVPVVDEENRPVGVVSEADLLQKMWGGEPDGSAEHAEWSRASAGKADATDAAGLMTSPPLCALESWSVVDAARVMARHRIKRLLVVDGDGRLAGVVSRSDLLRVFLRTDRAIRTEIIEEALVKALGLAPSSVQVDVAHGHVVLSGRLPAHVSAPLLEEHCRSVDGVVAVEFRPAGEADAEGPAAVGS is encoded by the coding sequence ATGAAACACCAGAGGGTGCGCGATCTGATGAGCGACGCCGTGGTCCGCGTGCAGCGGGGCACACCGTTCAAGGAGATCGCCCACCTGCTGCTGGAGTACGACATCACGGCGGTGCCGGTGGTCGACGAGGAGAACCGCCCCGTGGGGGTGGTGTCGGAGGCCGACCTCCTGCAGAAGATGTGGGGCGGGGAGCCCGACGGTTCTGCCGAGCACGCCGAGTGGTCCCGGGCCTCGGCGGGCAAGGCGGACGCCACGGACGCGGCCGGGCTCATGACCTCGCCCCCGCTGTGCGCCCTGGAGAGCTGGAGCGTCGTGGACGCCGCCCGGGTGATGGCACGGCACCGCATCAAACGGCTGCTGGTCGTCGACGGGGACGGGCGGCTGGCCGGGGTGGTCAGCAGAAGCGACCTGCTGCGGGTGTTCCTGCGCACGGACCGCGCGATCCGCACCGAGATCATCGAGGAGGCCCTGGTCAAGGCGCTGGGCCTGGCTCCCTCGTCGGTGCAGGTGGACGTGGCGCACGGCCACGTCGTGCTCAGTGGCCGGCTCCCGGCCCATGTGTCCGCCCCGCTGCTGGAGGAGCACTGCCGGAGCGTGGACGGCGTCGTCGCCGTGGAGTTCAGACCGGCCGGCGAGGCCGACGCCGAGGGTCCGGCGGCCGTCGGTTCCTGA
- a CDS encoding sensor histidine kinase: MSRSRPPLRLAAGRLRRHTPRGLRARLVVAFLLAAAFGAVVTAGFTFHRARAAILDRAAETAVADLRSQLDSLAPDLALPPTTEDLRGLTGQIDQAGGARAWHASASYRGGEPVSASRGTPPVPDELRESVRDTGRAVHQRTEHDGRPWLALGMPVAYTSDEAGNGDPATDTLSGLTVYAVFPLDDDRADIDALVTAAQAGAVPALALALVPALVAARSVLRPVRRLRHGAERIAAGELDTRLDTAGHDELADLTRSFNTMAETLEQDAAELRRLEAGARRFAADVAHELRTPLAAMAAVTEVLDEDAASGVLPADTEDAVRLISEEVRTLTRMVEDLMEVSRFDAKAAPVHREDVDLRTLVTKTLQLRGWAHDERVRADLPEPAPVRVDPRRIDVVLGNLVANALHHGRPPVTVAVRVSDDRVRVTVTDRGPGIPDDALPYVFDRFYKADAARPRSGGSGLGLAIAHENAALHGGTLAAANRPGGGAVFTLTLPRAASSPGTT, from the coding sequence GTGAGCCGGTCGCGGCCACCGCTGCGGCTCGCCGCGGGCAGACTTCGGCGGCACACGCCCCGCGGTCTGCGGGCCCGGCTGGTCGTCGCCTTTCTCCTGGCCGCCGCCTTCGGCGCCGTGGTCACCGCCGGCTTCACCTTCCACCGGGCCCGCGCGGCCATCCTCGACCGCGCCGCGGAGACCGCCGTCGCGGATCTGCGCAGCCAGCTCGACTCCCTCGCTCCCGACCTGGCCCTCCCGCCCACCACCGAGGACCTGCGCGGGCTCACCGGCCAGATCGACCAGGCCGGCGGGGCTCGGGCCTGGCACGCGTCCGCCTCCTACCGGGGCGGCGAACCGGTCTCGGCCTCCCGGGGCACGCCGCCCGTCCCCGACGAGCTGCGGGAGAGCGTGCGGGACACCGGCCGGGCCGTCCACCAGCGGACCGAACACGACGGCCGCCCGTGGCTGGCGCTCGGCATGCCCGTCGCCTACACCTCCGACGAAGCCGGGAACGGGGACCCGGCCACGGACACGCTCTCCGGGCTGACCGTGTACGCCGTCTTCCCCCTCGACGACGACCGGGCCGACATCGACGCCCTGGTCACCGCCGCCCAGGCCGGTGCCGTCCCCGCGCTCGCCCTCGCCCTCGTCCCGGCCCTGGTGGCGGCGCGCAGCGTCCTGCGGCCCGTCCGACGGCTGCGCCACGGCGCCGAACGCATCGCGGCCGGGGAGCTGGACACGCGCCTGGACACCGCGGGGCACGACGAACTCGCCGACCTGACCCGCTCGTTCAACACCATGGCCGAGACCCTGGAGCAGGACGCCGCCGAACTGCGCCGGCTCGAGGCGGGCGCCCGCCGCTTCGCCGCCGACGTCGCCCACGAACTGCGCACCCCGCTGGCCGCCATGGCCGCGGTCACCGAGGTCCTCGACGAGGACGCCGCCTCGGGTGTGCTGCCCGCCGACACCGAGGACGCCGTCCGGCTGATCAGCGAGGAGGTGCGCACACTGACCCGCATGGTGGAGGACCTCATGGAGGTCTCCCGCTTCGACGCCAAGGCCGCCCCGGTCCACCGGGAGGACGTAGACCTGCGCACCCTTGTGACCAAGACCCTGCAACTGCGCGGCTGGGCCCACGACGAGCGGGTCCGGGCCGACCTGCCCGAACCGGCACCCGTACGCGTCGACCCCCGCCGGATCGACGTCGTCCTCGGCAACCTGGTCGCCAACGCGCTGCACCACGGACGCCCGCCCGTGACGGTGGCGGTCCGCGTGAGCGACGACCGGGTCCGGGTCACCGTCACCGACCGGGGGCCCGGCATCCCGGACGACGCGCTCCCGTACGTCTTCGACCGCTTCTACAAGGCCGACGCGGCACGCCCCCGCTCCGGCGGCAGTGGCCTCGGACTCGCCATCGCCCACGAGAACGCGGCCCTGCACGGCGGCACCCTCGCCGCGGCCAACCGCCCCGGCGGCGGTGCCGTCTTCACCCTCACCCTGCCGCGGGCCGCCTCCTCCCCGGGAACGACATGA
- a CDS encoding LysR family transcriptional regulator produces the protein MLNSGRLHLLSQLDTLGTVRAVADTLHLSASTVSQQLAVLETETRCRLIERTGRRVRLTPAGLLLARRAREILDRMADVEAELRALNDEPIGTVRLAVFQSAIYSLAVPAANRLATTHPHLRLELVEMEPHESGPALRSGEADVIVTTTDYSGLTWGTDLDVMSLGSDPVLLVLPNGHPLAARAAVDLAACKEETWACDRPQSYMADLTVRLCRESGFEPRVACRFSNYLMLLRHVETTGSIALLPALAVTADHAVVTRRLSPPVHRNVAVVVRRGAPQRAAVNAVITALRDHPEIEALSAPAPSREGRETGPRS, from the coding sequence GTGCTCAACTCCGGACGACTGCACCTGCTCAGCCAGCTCGACACGCTCGGTACCGTCCGCGCGGTCGCCGACACCCTGCACCTGAGCGCGTCGACGGTCTCCCAGCAGCTGGCGGTGCTGGAGACCGAGACCCGGTGCCGGCTCATCGAGCGGACCGGGCGGCGGGTGCGGCTGACCCCGGCCGGACTCCTGCTGGCCCGCCGGGCCCGGGAGATCCTCGACCGGATGGCCGACGTCGAGGCCGAACTGCGCGCCCTGAACGACGAGCCCATCGGCACCGTCCGGCTCGCCGTGTTCCAGAGCGCGATCTACAGCCTCGCCGTCCCGGCGGCGAACCGGCTGGCCACCACCCATCCGCACCTGCGCCTGGAACTCGTCGAGATGGAACCGCACGAGAGCGGCCCCGCCCTGCGCTCCGGCGAGGCCGACGTCATCGTCACCACCACCGACTACTCGGGCCTGACGTGGGGCACCGACCTCGACGTCATGTCGCTCGGCAGCGACCCCGTCCTCCTGGTGCTGCCGAACGGCCATCCGCTGGCCGCCCGCGCCGCGGTGGACCTCGCGGCGTGCAAGGAGGAGACCTGGGCCTGCGACCGGCCGCAGTCGTACATGGCCGACCTGACCGTGCGGCTGTGCCGTGAGTCCGGGTTCGAACCCAGGGTCGCCTGCCGCTTCAGCAACTACCTCATGCTGCTGCGGCACGTCGAGACGACCGGTTCGATCGCCCTGCTGCCCGCCCTCGCGGTCACGGCGGACCACGCCGTCGTCACCCGGCGGCTGAGCCCGCCGGTGCACCGCAACGTCGCCGTGGTGGTGCGGCGCGGCGCCCCGCAGCGGGCCGCGGTGAACGCGGTCATCACCGCCCTGCGCGACCACCCCGAGATCGAGGCACTGTCCGCCCCCGCCCCCTCGCGCGAGGGCCGGGAGACAGGCCCGCGCTCCTGA
- a CDS encoding GerMN domain-containing protein, whose product MTSRHFPHPNRAALALAVLLAAGTAGCGIGTTGPVQAGAPASGVQRPGDEAGTVRLYFAGPYGTRPVTRRTDAPLAPQQALDLLLDGPTPAERERGLTTHVESRAAGRLTATTSEGAVDVVVPLRVSAGDLDVTAVSQLVCTAAHADVPGGRPAERVDVRIHESGTRAATPWTLRCGAGGNATPVTG is encoded by the coding sequence ATGACATCCCGCCACTTCCCGCATCCGAATCGGGCCGCCCTCGCCCTCGCCGTGCTGCTCGCCGCCGGTACCGCCGGCTGCGGCATCGGGACCACCGGCCCGGTGCAGGCCGGGGCACCCGCCTCCGGCGTCCAGCGGCCGGGCGACGAGGCCGGCACCGTGCGCCTGTACTTCGCCGGCCCCTACGGCACCCGCCCCGTCACCCGGCGGACGGACGCCCCTCTCGCCCCCCAGCAGGCCCTCGACCTGCTCCTCGACGGGCCCACCCCGGCCGAGCGCGAGCGCGGCCTGACCACCCACGTCGAGTCGAGAGCGGCCGGACGGCTCACCGCGACCACGAGCGAAGGCGCCGTCGACGTCGTCGTGCCCCTCCGGGTCAGCGCCGGCGACCTCGACGTGACCGCGGTCAGCCAGCTGGTCTGCACCGCGGCCCACGCCGACGTCCCGGGGGGCCGCCCCGCCGAGCGGGTCGACGTCCGGATCCACGAGAGCGGCACCCGAGCCGCCACGCCCTGGACCCTGCGCTGCGGTGCGGGCGGCAACGCCACGCCCGTCACCGGCTGA
- a CDS encoding TetR/AcrR family transcriptional regulator, with product MPTERPTTTAPVSLRERRRTAAAREILDAAEQHIGEHGPAALSLRAVARGLGMTVQALYHYFPNRDALVTALITKAYGELSDVLQAAADSVRADPATPRPVAVAEAYRGWGVARPEHFQLLYGTPLRYYAAPAEGPTTQAVRRMGAIFQRELFAGFSPAQLAAAEVPALSPSYREHLEQLPMHAQGDLPPAAASLFLSAWGHVHGLVVLEVFGHTAFLGDHQAEVFRTSVRMMLEDIHRRIPAA from the coding sequence ATGCCCACAGAGCGACCCACCACCACCGCTCCCGTCTCCCTCCGCGAGCGGCGCCGGACCGCCGCGGCGCGGGAGATACTCGACGCCGCCGAGCAGCACATCGGCGAACACGGCCCCGCCGCCCTGTCGCTGCGCGCGGTCGCCCGCGGCCTCGGCATGACGGTGCAGGCGCTCTACCACTACTTCCCGAACCGCGACGCCCTGGTCACCGCCCTCATCACCAAGGCGTACGGCGAGCTGTCCGACGTGTTGCAGGCCGCCGCCGACAGCGTGCGCGCGGACCCCGCCACACCCCGTCCGGTCGCGGTGGCCGAGGCCTACCGAGGCTGGGGCGTCGCCCGTCCGGAGCACTTCCAGCTCCTCTACGGGACCCCGCTGCGCTACTACGCGGCACCCGCCGAGGGCCCGACCACGCAGGCGGTCCGCCGGATGGGCGCGATCTTCCAGCGCGAGCTGTTCGCCGGCTTCTCCCCGGCGCAGCTCGCCGCGGCCGAGGTCCCCGCGCTCTCGCCGTCCTACCGGGAGCATCTGGAACAGCTGCCCATGCACGCCCAGGGCGATCTGCCGCCCGCCGCGGCCTCCCTCTTCCTGAGCGCGTGGGGGCACGTGCACGGCCTGGTCGTCCTGGAGGTGTTCGGGCACACCGCGTTCCTGGGCGACCATCAGGCGGAGGTCTTCCGCACGTCGGTCCGGATGATGCTGGAGGACATCCACCGCCGGATCCCCGCCGCCTGA
- a CDS encoding aspartate aminotransferase family protein, whose product MPSETSGADLGRHLIRYSGHAPFSPEVVVRAAGTSVFTESGRELLDFTSGQMSAILGHSHPAIVSTVREQVAHLDHLHSGMLSRPVVELARRLAGTLPAPLEKALLLTTGAEANEAAVRMAKLVTGRHEIVSFARSWHGMTQAAANATYSAGRKGYGPAAPGNFALPVPDRYRPSVVGADGELDWRRQLDLGFEMIDAQSVGSLAACLVEPILSSGGVVELPPGYLAALADKCRERGMLLILDEAQTGLCRTGDWYAFEHEGVVPDILTLSKTLGAGLPLAAVLTSAEIEQRAHERGFLFFTTHVNDPLPAAVGNTVLDVLVRDRLDERARRLGAALREGLDKLAARHEVVGDVRGRGLLLGMELVGDQVLGEGGADRLGAAVTRRCFELGLHMNIVQLPGMGGIFRIAPPLTASDDEIARGVAVLDQALTDAAGAL is encoded by the coding sequence ATGCCTTCCGAGACTTCCGGCGCCGACCTGGGGCGCCACCTGATCCGCTACTCCGGCCACGCGCCCTTCTCCCCGGAGGTCGTCGTGCGCGCCGCGGGCACCTCCGTCTTCACGGAGAGCGGCCGTGAGCTGCTGGACTTCACGTCCGGTCAGATGAGTGCCATCCTCGGGCACTCCCATCCGGCGATCGTCTCGACGGTGCGCGAGCAGGTCGCGCACCTCGACCACCTGCACAGCGGCATGCTCAGCCGCCCGGTCGTCGAGCTGGCCCGCCGGCTCGCCGGGACCCTGCCCGCGCCGCTGGAGAAGGCGCTGCTGCTGACCACGGGGGCGGAGGCGAACGAGGCCGCGGTGCGGATGGCGAAGCTCGTCACCGGACGCCACGAGATCGTCTCCTTCGCCCGGTCCTGGCACGGCATGACCCAGGCCGCCGCGAACGCCACCTACAGTGCCGGACGCAAGGGCTACGGCCCCGCCGCGCCGGGCAACTTCGCGCTGCCCGTGCCGGACCGCTACCGGCCCTCCGTCGTCGGCGCGGACGGCGAGCTGGACTGGCGCCGCCAGCTGGACCTGGGTTTCGAGATGATCGACGCCCAGTCGGTCGGCAGCCTGGCCGCGTGCCTGGTCGAACCGATCCTCTCCTCGGGCGGCGTCGTCGAGCTTCCGCCGGGCTATCTCGCCGCCCTGGCGGACAAGTGCCGCGAGCGCGGGATGCTGCTGATCCTGGACGAGGCCCAGACGGGGCTGTGCCGGACCGGCGACTGGTACGCCTTCGAGCACGAGGGTGTCGTCCCGGACATCCTCACGCTGTCCAAGACGCTGGGCGCGGGGCTGCCGCTGGCCGCCGTGCTGACCAGCGCCGAGATCGAGCAGCGGGCGCACGAGCGCGGGTTCCTGTTCTTCACCACCCACGTCAACGACCCGCTGCCCGCCGCGGTGGGCAACACCGTCCTCGACGTCCTGGTCCGCGACCGGCTGGACGAGCGCGCCCGCAGGCTCGGCGCGGCGCTGCGGGAGGGCCTCGACAAGCTCGCCGCCCGCCACGAGGTGGTCGGCGACGTCCGGGGCCGGGGGCTGCTGCTGGGCATGGAGCTGGTCGGCGACCAGGTGCTGGGCGAGGGCGGCGCGGACCGTCTCGGCGCCGCCGTCACCCGGCGCTGCTTCGAGCTGGGGCTGCACATGAACATCGTCCAGCTCCCGGGGATGGGCGGGATCTTCCGTATCGCGCCCCCGCTGACCGCGAGCGACGACGAGATCGCCCGCGGCGTGGCCGTCCTCGACCAGGCACTCACCGACGCCGCCGGCGCCCTGTAG
- a CDS encoding MMPL family transporter, with translation MATFLYRLGRRAFRRRGLVALLWVAILVGAGVASSAAPAPPEDSFSMPGTESQKAFDLLDEQFPAASAEGATARVVIRAPEGAKISDAAGKDRVKDLVADLKAGPQVSSVDDPFEANAVSKDGTTAYASVTYKVNAMELTDEARDSLTAATDGAREGGYTVETGGDAVVAEQEMGGTAELIGISVAAIVLLLTFGSLVAAGMPLLSAIIGVGIGISAIGALGSTLELSATTSTLAMMIGLAVAIDYALFIVSRYRAEISEGRAPEEAAGRAVGTAGSAVVFAGLTVVVALAGLAIVNIPILTKMGLAAAGTVGIAVLIALTLTPALLGFAGKRALSRKDRKAPAGARAASGKPKLGTRWARFVQRRPVTVLLTAVLGLGVIAVPAAGMELGLPDEGSSAPDTTQRKAYDMLSESFGAGFNGPLMVTVDARGADDPKAAADTVGEKITGLGEAAAVTPANFNEEGGTAVLTVMPKTGPSDVATESLVHDIRSLSGDIRADTGATMLVTGATAMTIDFSQTLDDALIPYLALVVGLAFLLLMLVFRSVLVPLKAALGFLLSVAAALGAVVAVFQWGWLADVFGVDQPGPIMSMMPIFMIGVVFGLAMDYEVFLVTRMREAYVHGESAAESVTTGFTHGGRVVAAAAIIMISVFSGFILENDAMIKMMGFGLAIAVLFDAFVVRMAIVPAVLALLGTKAWWLPRWLDRVLPNVDVEGEKLHRELGDTAAPTEPAREPETAGV, from the coding sequence GTGGCTACGTTTCTCTATCGACTCGGCCGGAGGGCGTTCCGGCGCCGCGGCCTGGTCGCCCTGTTGTGGGTGGCCATACTCGTGGGCGCCGGCGTCGCCTCGTCCGCCGCGCCGGCCCCGCCCGAAGACTCCTTCTCCATGCCGGGCACCGAGTCCCAGAAGGCGTTCGACCTGCTCGACGAGCAGTTCCCGGCCGCCAGCGCCGAGGGCGCCACGGCCCGCGTCGTGATCCGTGCCCCCGAGGGCGCGAAGATCTCCGACGCGGCCGGCAAGGACCGGGTGAAGGACCTGGTCGCCGATCTGAAGGCCGGCCCGCAGGTCTCCTCGGTGGACGACCCGTTCGAGGCGAACGCCGTCAGCAAGGACGGCACCACCGCCTACGCCTCGGTGACCTACAAGGTCAACGCGATGGAGCTGACCGACGAGGCCCGCGACTCGCTCACGGCCGCCACCGACGGGGCGCGCGAGGGCGGGTACACGGTCGAGACCGGCGGCGACGCGGTCGTGGCCGAGCAGGAGATGGGCGGCACCGCTGAGCTGATCGGCATCAGCGTCGCCGCGATCGTGCTCCTGCTGACCTTCGGCTCACTGGTCGCGGCGGGCATGCCGCTGCTCTCGGCGATCATCGGTGTCGGCATCGGCATCTCCGCCATCGGGGCGCTCGGCAGCACCCTGGAGCTGTCCGCCACGACCTCCACCCTCGCGATGATGATCGGCCTCGCGGTCGCCATCGACTACGCGCTGTTCATCGTCTCGCGCTACCGGGCGGAGATCTCCGAGGGCCGTGCCCCGGAGGAGGCGGCCGGACGAGCGGTCGGCACCGCGGGCTCCGCGGTCGTCTTCGCCGGACTGACCGTCGTCGTGGCCCTGGCCGGTCTCGCGATCGTCAACATCCCGATCCTCACCAAGATGGGCCTGGCCGCCGCGGGCACCGTCGGCATCGCCGTGCTGATCGCCCTCACCCTCACCCCGGCGCTGCTCGGCTTCGCCGGCAAGAGGGCGCTCAGCCGCAAGGACCGCAAGGCTCCCGCCGGGGCTCGGGCCGCCTCCGGCAAGCCGAAGCTCGGCACCCGGTGGGCCCGCTTCGTACAGCGGCGCCCGGTCACCGTCCTGCTGACCGCGGTCCTCGGCCTCGGCGTGATCGCCGTACCGGCCGCCGGCATGGAGCTGGGCCTGCCCGACGAGGGCAGCTCGGCCCCCGACACCACCCAGCGCAAGGCCTACGACATGCTGTCCGAGTCCTTCGGGGCCGGGTTCAACGGCCCGCTGATGGTCACCGTGGACGCGCGCGGCGCGGACGACCCGAAGGCCGCCGCGGACACCGTGGGCGAGAAGATCACCGGACTGGGCGAGGCCGCGGCCGTCACCCCGGCCAACTTCAACGAGGAGGGCGGCACCGCCGTCCTCACCGTGATGCCCAAGACCGGCCCGAGCGACGTCGCCACCGAGTCGCTGGTGCACGACATCCGCTCGCTGTCCGGCGACATCAGGGCCGACACCGGCGCGACCATGCTGGTCACCGGTGCGACCGCGATGACGATCGACTTCTCGCAGACCCTGGACGACGCGCTGATCCCCTACCTGGCGCTGGTCGTCGGGCTCGCCTTCCTGCTCCTGATGCTGGTGTTCCGCTCGGTCCTCGTCCCGCTGAAGGCGGCCCTGGGCTTCCTGCTCTCGGTGGCCGCGGCGCTCGGCGCGGTGGTCGCGGTGTTCCAGTGGGGCTGGCTCGCCGACGTGTTCGGCGTGGACCAGCCGGGCCCGATCATGTCGATGATGCCGATCTTCATGATCGGCGTGGTCTTCGGCCTCGCCATGGACTACGAGGTCTTCCTCGTCACCCGCATGCGGGAGGCGTACGTCCACGGAGAGTCCGCCGCCGAGTCCGTCACCACGGGCTTCACCCACGGCGGCCGGGTCGTCGCGGCCGCCGCGATCATCATGATCAGCGTCTTCTCCGGCTTCATCCTGGAGAACGACGCCATGATCAAGATGATGGGCTTCGGGCTCGCGATCGCGGTGCTCTTCGACGCCTTCGTGGTCCGCATGGCCATCGTGCCCGCGGTGCTCGCACTGCTCGGCACCAAGGCGTGGTGGCTTCCCAGGTGGCTGGACCGCGTCCTGCCGAACGTCGACGTCGAGGGCGAGAAGCTGCACCGGGAACTCGGCGACACCGCCGCTCCCACGGAGCCCGCCCGCGAGCCGGAGACGGCCGGAGTCTGA